A part of Amycolatopsis lurida genomic DNA contains:
- a CDS encoding serine/threonine-protein kinase, with the protein MTPRVGEDFGGFRIDGILGRGGMGVVYRAWQHRMRRPVALKVLPPHYAEDPVYRERFGREAAALARLDSPHVVAVYDHGEVDGCLYLAMQLADGPDLAKVLETGPMDPDRALAVVDQVVSALGDAHAIGVVHRDVKAANVLLRPRAAHHDEDFAYLCDFGIARSAEIDRGAETSGVIGTVGYMAPERLRGEPATAASDVYAVGCLLWVTLTGELPYHGSQPEVIVAHDRAPIPQLVVGDPRTVAVNDLLKSLLAKDSRDRPTVREVRDRIRAIRAEALPAGVAVEPPRRRRTGLVAGLVAGAALVIAIVLAAVFLMAPGPPAADRIGRSTPSGLTCAPVAAADEGVRAQVVCQTGGETGELRIAALDDADAATAYLRTGAGTDPAGLTAGKCPADLPAKQSWSRDGHRGTLVCTVLGTTTRYAWTDDEHATVSVLDGRLGTPYPADLRAVEDFFAAIRFG; encoded by the coding sequence ATGACGCCGCGCGTCGGTGAGGACTTCGGGGGGTTCCGGATCGACGGGATCCTCGGCCGCGGCGGGATGGGCGTGGTCTATCGCGCGTGGCAGCACCGCATGCGGCGACCGGTGGCGCTGAAGGTCCTGCCACCCCACTACGCCGAAGACCCGGTGTACCGCGAACGCTTCGGCCGTGAGGCGGCGGCGCTGGCCAGGCTCGATTCGCCGCATGTCGTCGCGGTGTACGACCACGGCGAGGTGGACGGCTGCCTGTACCTGGCGATGCAACTCGCCGACGGGCCCGACCTGGCCAAGGTGCTCGAAACCGGGCCGATGGACCCGGACCGGGCGCTGGCGGTGGTGGACCAGGTGGTCTCAGCGCTCGGTGACGCGCACGCGATCGGCGTCGTGCACCGTGACGTCAAGGCGGCCAACGTCCTGCTGCGGCCTCGCGCCGCGCACCACGACGAGGATTTCGCCTATCTGTGCGACTTCGGCATCGCGCGGTCGGCCGAGATCGACCGCGGCGCGGAGACCAGCGGCGTGATCGGCACCGTCGGTTACATGGCGCCAGAACGTCTTCGCGGCGAACCCGCCACCGCCGCTTCGGACGTCTACGCGGTGGGCTGCCTGCTGTGGGTGACGCTGACCGGCGAGCTGCCTTACCACGGCAGCCAGCCCGAGGTGATCGTGGCGCACGACAGGGCACCGATCCCGCAGCTGGTGGTCGGCGATCCGCGCACCGTCGCGGTCAATGATCTACTGAAGTCGTTGCTGGCCAAGGATTCCCGCGACCGTCCGACGGTGCGTGAAGTACGCGACCGGATCCGGGCCATCCGCGCCGAGGCGCTGCCCGCCGGTGTCGCCGTCGAGCCGCCTCGCCGCCGCCGGACCGGTTTGGTGGCGGGTCTGGTGGCCGGTGCCGCGCTGGTGATCGCGATCGTGCTGGCGGCGGTCTTCCTGATGGCGCCGGGGCCACCCGCCGCCGACCGGATCGGCCGCAGCACGCCGTCCGGGCTCACCTGCGCACCGGTGGCGGCGGCCGATGAGGGGGTCCGTGCGCAGGTCGTCTGCCAGACCGGCGGTGAAACCGGCGAACTCCGGATCGCCGCCCTCGACGACGCCGACGCGGCCACCGCTTACCTGCGCACCGGCGCGGGGACGGATCCGGCCGGTCTCACCGCCGGCAAATGCCCCGCCGACCTGCCCGCCAAGCAGTCGTGGTCGCGCGACGGGCACCGCGGCACACTCGTGTGCACGGTGCTCGGCACGACCACCCGGTACGCCTGGACCGACGACGAACACGCCACCGTGTCGGTGCTCGACGGCCGCCTCGGCACGCCTTATCCCGCCGATCTGCGCGCCGTCGAGGACTTCTTCGCGGCGATCCGGTTCGGCTGA
- a CDS encoding BTAD domain-containing putative transcriptional regulator, producing MTVEVRLLGPVELVVDGVPATPGGLRPRAVLAVLAAAGEAPVNADRLAEAIYSDTGKPASRATVQVHVHNLRQNLGAYGGSLLHGPAGYRLLGVHADIREAEDAIGRARAAERARDGEGAAAGYRRALAVWRGPFCADLPDHAAFDPARGLYAEMRWEALEARLAADLRAGDVPGLVRELEDLVSEHPLRERFWGQLMVALYQEGRQAEALDRFRQARRVLAEEAGVDPGPALRELERAVLAHAGTATLLRVAAPGAAGAGRPTLTWVDGAGRARLRELPALGRLAIGRDASADVALRHDGAVSRAHAEITVGEGGTVLVDLGSRNGTFHNGERIAGPVPLAPGDVVRCGDTVLAVTSGGAAVSPVDGTTR from the coding sequence GTGACGGTGGAGGTGCGGCTGCTGGGACCGGTGGAGCTGGTCGTCGACGGCGTGCCCGCCACTCCCGGTGGCCTGCGGCCGCGTGCGGTCCTCGCCGTGCTCGCCGCGGCCGGGGAGGCACCGGTGAACGCGGACAGGCTGGCGGAGGCGATCTACTCCGACACCGGCAAACCCGCGTCCCGCGCCACCGTGCAGGTCCACGTGCACAACCTGAGGCAGAACCTGGGTGCGTACGGTGGCTCCCTGCTCCACGGCCCGGCGGGTTACCGGCTTCTCGGCGTCCACGCCGACATCCGCGAGGCCGAGGACGCGATCGGCCGGGCGAGGGCGGCCGAGCGGGCACGCGACGGCGAAGGTGCCGCGGCGGGATACCGGCGGGCGCTCGCAGTGTGGCGGGGTCCGTTCTGCGCGGACCTGCCGGATCACGCCGCCTTCGACCCCGCGCGCGGCCTCTACGCGGAGATGCGCTGGGAGGCACTGGAGGCGCGGCTCGCCGCGGATCTGCGCGCGGGTGACGTCCCCGGCCTGGTCCGGGAGCTCGAGGACCTGGTCTCCGAGCATCCGCTGCGGGAACGCTTCTGGGGTCAGCTGATGGTCGCGCTCTACCAGGAAGGACGCCAGGCCGAGGCGCTCGACCGGTTCCGGCAGGCGCGGCGGGTGCTGGCCGAGGAAGCGGGCGTCGATCCGGGGCCGGCGCTGCGGGAACTGGAACGCGCGGTACTCGCCCACGCCGGAACGGCGACCCTGCTGCGGGTGGCCGCCCCTGGCGCCGCCGGGGCCGGGCGGCCGACGCTGACCTGGGTCGACGGGGCGGGGCGGGCGCGTCTGCGGGAGTTGCCCGCGCTCGGGCGGCTGGCGATCGGGCGGGACGCGAGCGCCGACGTCGCGCTCCGGCACGACGGCGCCGTTTCCCGCGCCCACGCCGAGATCACCGTCGGCGAGGGCGGCACCGTCCTGGTGGACCTCGGGTCGCGCAACGGGACCTTCCACAACGGCGAGCGGATCGCGGGGCCGGTCCCGCTCGCACCCGGCGACGTCGTACGCTGCGGCGACACGGTACTGGCGGTGACGAGCGGCGGCGCGGCGGTCAGCCCGGTCGACGGGACCACCCGGTAG